The following coding sequences are from one Bradyrhizobium sp. WSM471 window:
- a CDS encoding CTP synthase translates to MARYIFITGGVVSSLGKGLASAALGALLQARGYKVRLRKLDPYLNLDPGTMSPYQHGEVFVTDDGAETDLDLGHYERFTGRPATKADNITTGRIYQDIISKERRGDYLGATIQVVPHVTNAIKDFVLDGNDDYDFVLVEIGGTVGDIEGLPFFEAIRQLKNELPRDHAIYIHLTLLPYIPSAGELKTKPTQHSVKELRSIGIQPDILLCRTDREIPKEERRKLGLFCNVRESAVIEARDADSIYAVPQAYHAAGLDDEVLAAFGIGSRIPPELRSWQQINERIRNPEGNVTIAIVGKYTGMKDAYKSLIEALSHGGIANKVKVNLDWIESEIFEKEDPAPFLEHVNGILVPGGFGQRGAEGKIRAAQFARERNVPYFGICFGMQMAVIEAARNLVGIEEANSTEFGPTKEPLVGLMTEWLRGNELEKRTNAGDLGGTMRLGAYPAALNRGSRVSEVYGGATEISERHRHRYEVNTAYKDRLEQHGLKFSGLSPDGVLPEIVEYEDHPWFIGVQFHPELKSRPFEPHPLFASFIQAAMVQSRLV, encoded by the coding sequence ATGGCGCGGTACATATTCATCACCGGCGGCGTGGTTTCTTCGCTCGGCAAGGGTCTGGCTTCAGCGGCACTCGGTGCCCTGTTGCAAGCCCGGGGCTACAAGGTCCGCCTCCGCAAGCTCGATCCCTATCTCAATCTCGATCCCGGAACGATGTCGCCCTATCAGCACGGCGAAGTGTTCGTGACCGATGACGGCGCGGAGACCGACCTCGATCTCGGACACTACGAGCGCTTCACCGGGCGGCCGGCGACCAAGGCCGACAACATCACGACCGGGCGCATCTACCAGGACATCATCTCCAAGGAGCGGCGCGGCGATTATCTCGGCGCCACCATCCAGGTGGTTCCGCATGTCACCAACGCCATCAAGGATTTCGTCCTCGACGGCAACGACGATTACGACTTCGTGCTGGTCGAGATCGGCGGCACCGTCGGCGACATCGAGGGCCTGCCGTTCTTCGAGGCGATCCGCCAGCTCAAGAACGAGCTGCCGCGCGATCACGCCATCTACATTCATCTGACGCTGCTGCCTTACATCCCGAGCGCCGGTGAGCTGAAGACCAAGCCGACGCAGCACTCCGTCAAGGAGCTGCGCTCGATCGGCATCCAGCCGGACATCCTGCTCTGCCGTACCGATCGCGAGATCCCGAAGGAGGAACGGCGCAAGCTCGGGCTGTTCTGTAACGTGCGCGAGAGCGCCGTCATCGAGGCGCGCGACGCCGACAGCATCTACGCGGTCCCTCAGGCTTACCACGCCGCAGGCCTCGACGACGAAGTGCTTGCGGCCTTCGGCATCGGCTCGCGGATTCCGCCGGAGCTGCGGAGCTGGCAGCAGATCAACGAGCGCATCCGCAATCCCGAGGGCAACGTCACCATCGCCATTGTCGGTAAGTATACCGGCATGAAGGATGCGTATAAGTCGCTGATCGAGGCGCTCTCGCATGGCGGCATCGCCAACAAGGTGAAGGTCAATCTCGACTGGATCGAAAGCGAGATCTTCGAGAAGGAAGATCCCGCGCCGTTCCTCGAGCATGTCAACGGCATTCTGGTGCCTGGTGGCTTCGGCCAGCGCGGCGCCGAAGGCAAGATCCGCGCGGCGCAGTTCGCGCGCGAGCGCAACGTGCCGTATTTCGGCATCTGTTTCGGCATGCAGATGGCGGTGATCGAGGCCGCGCGAAACCTTGTCGGGATCGAGGAGGCCAACTCCACCGAGTTCGGCCCGACCAAGGAGCCCTTGGTCGGCCTGATGACGGAATGGCTGCGCGGCAACGAGCTCGAGAAGCGCACCAATGCCGGCGATCTCGGCGGCACGATGCGCCTGGGTGCCTATCCGGCGGCGCTCAATCGCGGCAGCCGCGTCTCGGAGGTGTACGGCGGCGCGACCGAGATTTCCGAGCGCCACCGCCATCGCTACGAGGTCAACACCGCCTACAAGGATCGCCTCGAGCAGCACGGGCTGAAATTCTCGGGCCTGTCGCCCGACGGCGTGCTGCCGGAGATCGTCGAGTACGAGGATCACCCCTGGTTCATCGGCGTCCAGTTCCACCCCGAGCTGAAGTCGCGGCCGTTCGAGCCGCATCCGCTGTTCGCCTCGTTCATTCAGGCGGCGATGGTGCAGTCGCGGCTCGTGTAA
- the secG gene encoding preprotein translocase subunit SecG gives MQTVVIVIHLMIVTVMIGAVLLQKSEGGGLGMGGGAGFMSSRGTANLLTRTTAILAVGFFLTSLFLSWYAGYDRKPSSIIGAPASQTQPAGGGPIAPPTSGGILDSLKKADEQQQAPAPSGPQVPRSQ, from the coding sequence ATGCAGACTGTTGTCATCGTCATTCACCTCATGATCGTCACCGTCATGATCGGCGCCGTCCTGCTCCAGAAATCGGAAGGCGGGGGCCTGGGCATGGGAGGTGGCGCAGGCTTCATGTCGAGCCGCGGCACCGCGAACCTTCTGACGCGGACCACCGCGATCCTGGCCGTTGGCTTCTTCCTCACCAGCCTGTTCCTGTCCTGGTATGCCGGCTACGACCGCAAGCCATCGTCGATAATCGGCGCACCGGCGTCGCAGACCCAGCCGGCCGGTGGTGGACCGATCGCGCCGCCGACCTCCGGCGGCATCCTGGATTCGCTGAAGAAGGCCGACGAGCAGCAGCAGGCTCCGGCACCGAGCGGCCCGCAGGTACCGCGTTCGCAATAA
- the tpiA gene encoding triose-phosphate isomerase: MTDAIRPLIAGNWKMNGLKASTAEFDAMLNGAAEVAGKADLLVCPPATLIAAFAEKARGRKVAVGAQDCHPKASGAHTGDIAAEMLADSGATAIIVGHSERRADHGEGDALIRQKAEAAWRAGVMAIVCIGETQAQRDAGQTLDILRGQLNGSLPDGATAANLVVAYEPVWAIGTGLTPTSGDVEQIHGFIREFLTSRFKADGAGMRILYGGSVKPSNAAELMAVKNVNGALVGGASLKAADFLAIAQGCP; encoded by the coding sequence ATGACCGATGCCATCCGCCCCCTGATCGCCGGCAACTGGAAAATGAACGGCCTGAAGGCCTCGACCGCCGAATTCGACGCCATGCTCAATGGCGCGGCAGAGGTGGCCGGCAAAGCCGACCTGCTGGTTTGCCCACCGGCGACCCTGATCGCAGCTTTCGCCGAGAAGGCCCGCGGCAGGAAGGTCGCGGTGGGGGCCCAGGATTGCCACCCCAAGGCCTCCGGCGCCCATACCGGCGATATCGCCGCCGAAATGCTGGCGGATTCGGGTGCGACCGCGATCATCGTCGGCCATTCCGAGCGCCGCGCCGACCATGGCGAGGGCGATGCCCTGATCCGGCAGAAGGCCGAGGCCGCCTGGCGCGCCGGGGTGATGGCGATCGTCTGCATCGGAGAGACGCAAGCGCAGCGCGATGCCGGCCAGACCCTGGATATCCTGCGCGGCCAGCTCAACGGTTCGCTGCCGGATGGCGCGACGGCCGCCAATCTGGTCGTGGCCTATGAGCCGGTCTGGGCAATCGGCACCGGCCTGACCCCGACGTCCGGGGATGTCGAGCAGATTCATGGCTTTATACGTGAATTCCTGACCTCCAGGTTCAAGGCCGACGGCGCCGGGATGCGCATCCTCTATGGCGGCTCGGTCAAGCCCTCGAACGCGGCCGAGCTGATGGCCGTGAAGAACGTCAATGGCGCGCTGGTCGGCGGGGCCAGCCTGAAGGCGGCCGATTTCCTTGCGATTGCGCAGGGCTGTCCCTAG